The genomic window TACTCATCATTGAACCTAAGCTGTATTTTCAAGATGAATTGGGtagcaaaacttgtgaaaaatgTGGAGGAAATGGTCAGTGGCTGCAAGGTCTATGATGCTGACACTCCACAGAAATCTGGGTTGAGTGATTCCACACTCTGCCAGCATGCTCATAGAGATGATAGTGATGATAATTTCTTATATTGCCCCTTATCTGAAGATATAAAAGTTGATGGGATAAACAAGTTTAGAAAACATTGGGTCAGAGGCGAACCTGTTATTGTGAAGCAGGTATTTGACAGCTCATCCATATCAAGCTGGGATCCAATGGCCATATGGAAGGGGATCCGGGAAACATCAGacgagaaaataaaagatgaaaacagAACAGTGAAGGCCATAGATTGCTTACACTGGTCTGAGGTGTGTTTTCTCTCACTTTTGCTTATGTTAGGTGTATGGCTCTTCTTTCTTAATAACATCAGTAAATAAATTGTTGTTGTGTTAATCTATTTGATTTCCATGATATGTGGTTTTCTGTGTTGGCAGGTTGATATTGAACTTGATCAGTTTATCAGAGGATACTCCGAGGGACGAATCCGGGAAAATGGTTCACTAGAGATGTTGAAGTTGAAGGATTGGCCTTCCCCCAGTGCTTCTGAAGAGTTCTTATTATACCAGAGACCCGAATTTATCAGTAAACTGCCTTTCCTTGAATTCATCCATTCGAGGTTGGGTATTTTAAATGTTGCTGCAAAGTTGCCCCATTACTCTTTGCAGAATGATGTAGGACCTAAGATTTGTATATCATATGGGAGCCATGAGGAACTTGGTGTGGGCAATTCTGTAATAAATCTTCATTTCAAAATGCGTGACATGgtatgttttatttgttattacatTGATATTGTGACACTTTCTACTCGCATGTATTGCTGTTCCTTCTTGAAATTCATGTTAGAAGATTTAAACTATAGGTCCTAGATTGAAATTTAGCATTTGTATACAaactttgaattaaaatatacacATGAGGTGTTTTAGAACTGAAATCTTTTTAATCCCATTGAGATCCTAAATTCAATCTACATGGTTcacaaataaattcttaatatCTCTAACATTGGGTTGAACAAGAATTTTACAAATTCTGTTGGCTTCCAGTGCAACAAGTGCAGCTGTGGCCAGGCCCTGTACAGAGAGCCAACATGTAATATTAAGTGgctgtttatttgttttttctgaaCAATCTCTCTTGTCTAAGTTGTCTAATATGGATTGGCATTGCTGAGGCATGGGCAGGTATACTTATTGGTGCATACATGTGAAGCAAAGGCAAAACATTGCCAGGAGAATGGCTCATTTGACCCAGAAAAGAGCTTGGAGGAGGGAAGGTTGCCTGATATATCACTTGGTGGGCGTAATATACAAGAAGATGAAGTGAAGACAGCTGcagaaaagaatgagaaaatgGAGGATCAAGGGGTTGATAATACCACTAGCATTGAAGAGCTTGAGAGAATTGAAGATCAAGGAGCTGAAAGAACCACCAGTGTTCCAGAGGTTGAGAGAACGGAAACCATCAGAATGGAAGAGGTTGAGGGAATGGAGGGTCAGCAGTTGAGGAAAAATCATGATGATATCCCTGTAGAGATTCACACAGGAGTTAGTTGGGATGTCTTTCGTCGGCAGGATGTTCCTAAGTTAACTGACTATTTGCGAACACGCTGTGAGGACCTTTGGAAGCCTGACAATGCAGTGCATGATTTTGTAAGTTGACCTAGTTATCTTTGGAAATGTACCCTATATTTTAATCAAGACAAATGGCTTCTATAACTTGCATGCTGCTGATCTTATTAATGGGATCTCAGGCCACACGTCCCCTTTATGATGGAACAGTTTTCCTAAATGGGTTTCATAAGAGACGATTGAAAGAAGAATTTGGTGAGTAACAATAGCATTTCTTAGTTTTCAAAATAGATAAAATGGATTAGATTTAGCAGGAGTCAGTTATTCCtgcttgtttttagtttttctgtTGACATAGTTAGGTATCCGAGCTTCTACTTTGTTAGCATAGACCTTcctattgtttattttgttcatgagcaGGGTATCTGActttcctgttatttttcttcctCAGGAGTTGAACCATGGTCATTTGAACAGCACCTGGGGCAAGCTGTATTCATCCCTGCTGGCTGCCCTTTCCAAGTGAGGAATCTTCAGGCAAGTTTGTTGCAATTAATTGGATTCTGAATTCTGATAAATATATGACTCGGTAACTTCTAAGTGTAAAACAATCTTAAAACATCTAAACTACaatgatgaaaatatatattttatttttcaaatggttGGATATTAATTGATATCCTCAATATAAATGGTTTTGTGATTTTCCCAAATTAGACCAAGGTTCATTCACACCTTTTTTCTTGGAACCAGCATTGGTCTGTTTCCAAAGTTGCAAAATATTCATCCTTTAtccattaaaagtaaaaaaagaatagaagttTCATCCTTGAGGAGATGATTTTATTTGTGGTTTCCAAATAATGTTGCTGCAATGGGGCTGCTTCTACTCTTCGCAGATGAATATTTTAGGCCTTCAGGTTAGGGACATATTTATCATCGAACAATGGGATAAAAAAAGGTGCTTTAGTAGTTTGGGGGACAGGCATATGCTATAGAAAACAACACTTGTGAACAGCCAGTAGTTGttgcttttctttccttcttttcttcttttaaagtCAAGTACTGCCTGATTTTAAAAGTCTTATAAAAATACTTCCAGTTTCCTGGACTGAAGATATTTAGAGATCGTTATGTTTAGAGCGGTTCCAGAagcttttgcttttatttcctaTTCTTCTgttaattgtgatttttgtaaTTCTTGAATTAGTTTTGATATAGATCAGTCTAAATTGTTGACATGGTTAAttcagaattaattaaattctgcattataattatttctttgttttcttcttgtaaATTTGCAGTCCAATGTTCAGTTGGGTCTTGATTTCTTATCTCCTGAAAGTTTGGGGGTGGCTTCTAGATTGGCAGCAGAAATTCGCTGTCTTCCAAATGAACATGAAGCAAAACTTCAAGTTTTGGAGGTAAGAATACAgaaactttcctcgaaaattcgATGCCACCTTTTCCTTGAAATTCTTTTGTTCTCCTATCAATGATTTCTTTATCTTCTATTTGGTTTTGATACAGGTGGGTAAGATGTCACTCTATGCTGCTAGTTCAGCCATTAAAGAAGTCCAGAAATTGGTGCTTGATCCTAAGTAAGCAAAACAGCTTGACTTTCATTCCACTGCTTACTTATTGTCTGTGTTTTGAAATCTTTAATCTGATTTTTgtgatgagaaataaaagtgaaattaaCATCTGATGCATTGGCCTTGTGGACCTGTGGCATCACACATATCCCAGTTAGGGGTTAACATTAGGAGTAAGGTTTGAAACAAGACCGTGGAGTGCACTTATATCTAGCTTATTTTCCTTGCCTATGACCTAGCCAACCTTTTGGGCGAttcttgttgtatttttttggagATTTTTGCACATATATAGAATAGTTGCCTTCTCCCATCCCTTTATCTGTTTACTGGGATTataagatttataattttttttgcaggcTTGGAGCAGAAATTGGATTTGAGGATCCTAATTTAACTGCAGCAGTTTCTGAGAACTTGAAGAAGGTTGCTAAGCCAAGACAGATAAGTTGCGCTTAAATTAGTGTACATCATTAGTGATTtagatatagaaaaataattttttaagtggCTGAGATGCTGCCTGAGGGaatttaaatgtataaatgtaaattatattttgacagATTATGGCAGTTGTAATATGCAAAGTTTAAGTAAAAGCTAACTAGTTTTAGGTCATTTCTGTTTGATTGATGTTTTGGATTGTATACTTTTTACTCTTTATCATATCTGATATTGAAATTCAAGTAACTTTGGTCTTAGGGTTTCCCTCAACTTCATTGAACCCGCGGCAGATGAATTCAGTTGCGAGTAAAAATTTCAGTTTGCTGCAACAGTAATTTAGCATGACTTGCGAACTTTTGAAGTCAATAGCATAAAGTataatcttatatttttctgtTAAACTGTGTAATAATGCTCCACGACTAGCTGCCTTAAAATAAGATATCAGGAGAATACAAACTTCAAAATGTCTGTTCTTGCTCTTCtgtgcttgtttttttctttatcaagaGATGATACTAAATGAATCTGCTATCCTATAGAAGTCTGCCTTCACATTTGGCCATGCAGATTCCGGTGCTTGTGCATTTAAGGTGTATAATCTACCACCGCGAGCACAACAAACTGCTAGATTATGCCGGTGAAATGCGGGGCTTTCAACTCTGAATTCCAGCTTGTAGTAATTAACTTTCCTCAGAGTCCTCTCTTAAACTTGATTCAGTCAAAGTACCTTTCACGTCAAGGCGTGATCCTGTGATTGTCCGGACCACAGCTTCTCCCACCTCCTTAGGCCCTCCAAATGCTTCAATCCTacaaaattcataaatgaaCCTTCATTACGTGTTCTATTTTTTGAAAGCTTGGATCTTAGCATCAGTTTTCTAGGTACTCACGAGAAGTCAGGAGGGACTTGTGAGACAATGACACTAACATTGAGTTCACCACTTGAACCTGGGGGGCCAAATGCAACAACCGGTTCATTCACATTCTTGCGCCGCCCATCACTAGATTTCCCATTATTCAGTGGAGGTGGATCGAGTGATCTCTCATATTCTGTCTTCTCAGCTGCTCGATAAAGCAGCCTTTGGTCTCCAACCCAAGTTGCGGGGTATATGAATTCTGCTCTCAAAAAGCACTCATAGTATTAGAAGAACGCATCGATCCTATAGGTGCCAAGAAATCATGTTAAACAAATTCACATAACAGAGGACTCACTAACCAAATCCTTCATTTGTCCCAATGCATCGGCTATACCCTCCAATTGGATAAAGCACATCAAGCTTAACATTTCGACCGCTTTCCGGTGATAATCCAAGAAGAAAACTAGTAATCCCACCAAAATTTGCACCAACAGCCACCAGAGAAGCTGAACCAACACCAACAAGTAGACGACGCTGAAAAGTCGATGCCAGAGGTGCAAACTGTTCGGCTGGAGGCCTAGGCACCTCTGGGAAACTCTCCTTCCTGTCCCCAGATGATTGAGTCATGTAAATCTTTTGGATGGAGGCATTTTTGCATGCTAGAAAGTGATGTTGCAATGCCATGGTCTATGCTTTTCCAGCTGTGTAGCACCCTAGCTAGCTTAAAGTTGCTCACATAACCTTTTGGACTTGCCAACTGTTATTTGATCTAGGGTGGTGCAGTTTTAGGCTCTTGGAGAGAGGCACAAAGGGGAGGAGGGACTTGCCCTTGACAGTGATAATGCTATCTGATTTTCGGTGGTTCTCATTTTCTTGTTCACAAGGAATGCTTGGAGCCATACAAATTTCCCTGTCCAGCCTCCAGCGCGTGAAAAATGCTATTGAGTGTGGACCTATGGTGGTGCCCTGGCTCATGCATAAAGTAGCTATTCCAGTCATGGAAAGTCGAAACCCTTTTGTGGGCTCAGTCAATTCGATACGCTAAAAGTTTGGTCTGGGCCATTGCATGTCACAGTCTAGCTCGGCTGACTTTTCGTGGTATCTTGGGTCTAATGCGACGTGTCCAATAGTTAAAAACTTTCCACTTCGATTGAATGCCTTACCTTCAACGATTTGACGAAGAGAAGcgtctttttccctttttttttttttcagtagtGGTATTCAACATCGTTATTCAAtcaattgatttaaattgatttttaaaaaaattaaaaaaatattattttaatctttttaaaaaacaggttTTAATTAGATggtagattaatttaaatttctgaTTGAGTTATAagtggtgaatttttttttttgttttcataaaacCTCTTATTAAGTTCTAAATTAATTGGTTGTACtcggatttaataactagtaattcaattatatatacatttaaattgatataaaatatttttatcaatcataCTCgataaatcaaattttctatagttagttatatatatatactcaatCAAATCCAGAGGTCAATTTTCAGAATTGAACATGAACTTTGAATTCAAAACTCTTACAAGTCTTCTAGCTACAATTTTCAGCGAAGCCACATGCCCTGTTTTTCGAACATCAATTacaaatctattttaattaggCCTTACCATAACTAGTTGATATATAATGTGAGATTGGGAGTATTTTTTTAGAAGTGtactttctttattaaaaatgcataaaactgatttttttatatataatttttaatattattacattaaagttattgaaaaacattttaaaaagatcaatttaatattttttaaaataaaaaaacagtgtaaaaaatactttaaaagctaataaaaccaaaaaacaaacccaCCGATGAtgtttaacctaaaaaaatataatgatgggTCACACACCGAATATTCGAGTCGCTGCACAAGTCACATGATAGAAAAAACTTGGGAGTGAGAGATCGAAGAGCTTTAGAAAGAAAATCTATGTGATCTTCTACTCATATTGAAGTCGCTAATGGTGGGCCAAAAATCCTCAAAACCTTGCTTGCTCTTTAGCAAAACAGTTGAGGTTCTTCCCTGGCTGATACAATtaacttgaagaaaaagaagtgatGATAGAAATCATTACAGGGACTATAGCTATAGaggtagaagaaaaggaaattgtgtagagtattttcttaatttttcaaacatcCCACAAGGGTTTCTCTAGTGCTGCTGCTTGTTGCTGCTCAAAGTGGTTCAGCCCTTGCATCCTTGGATGACTAATTCCTCTACTGAACTCCATTTCTTGATGATTATGTTGGTCATGAAGATTCCTTTGCCTAGAGCCTCCTATCCCCAAGAAATCAACAGTCATCATGTCCCCGCTAAATCTTGATAAACCACTTGGATTAGCTCCACTTGTTGGACTACTCAAACCAGGGCTTGAATTTGCACCTTGAAAAGCATTCTCATTGTTGCTGCTAGCATGCTCCATAGTCTTGAATAATGCATTGTTCTGATCCAAAACTGCACTAAACATCCCCATATCATTCAACACAGAGTTCCCAACACCACCGTTTGAGTTGAAAAACTGGTTAGCATATCCGTCATCACCACCTATCACATGAGATTGGTCATTTTGGGCATGCATTGAACCAAATGTTGGGGGTGCCATGCTTGTAACAAAGCTCTTTTGCATCATGGGAGAGCTCACATTGTTACCGCTTGCAGTTGCACCCATTTGAGCTGCTTTTTGCAACAAAGCTGTAGCTGACATTGATGCCGAGCCAGCTAAATTATGATGACCATTTCCTTCAAAGATTGCTGATGAATTTGCATTCAACTGAAGGGCCGAGGAAGAATTGAATGGCATGCTTCTTGAACCACCAAAAAGGCTTGCGGTGCTACTTGAAAACATGCTTCCTGATGAGGGTTTAGGTGGCATTGGCATGAGTGCTTGGGGTAAGGACAGTGAGTTTTTGGTGTCTAGATGGCTAAAATTAGACATCATGGCAGATTGACTTGGAGGATTATTGTTGATGGCCATGGAGGAGGGTATGAGGCTGGAGATTTGGCCTTGTATGTTTGGTTCCATGTTGGGCATTAGTCCTTGATTcactttgttattttcttcagCTAGGGCATCACAGAAAGCCCTGTGAGTGATGAAGCTATCCCTCCTGCATGCTCAAACAACTAACTATCAAaccctaattaaaaaaactaaacatttttacatataaaaatgcTGTGagatagagatagagagagaccCTCTACCTCAATGGTAATGTAATTGAATTAGTCTTGTTAAACATTAATATGATGATCACGACAACTATATTTATGCTGAATAACTAAGCCTAATGAAAGCTTAATTAAAAGCATGATTGGGACTTTtggataaaataatgatttcatAATTGCATATAGTCAAACAAAGACTTGAAGCAAAGCTAGGAGTGCTGTCGAGGTACAGATCTCCTATTAATCAACAAGCcactatatttatatataaaacaaagtgGTCCCACATCATGACCAATCAATGTGCCTAACCTACCATTAACCATCATCATCTTGCATGCACAGACAAGTACTATACAAGTATCGTCTCTAACTAATtcatttttttgagaaattaattattaattaagtagAAATTAAGTAATATATCAGGTTGTATTAAGCTAGCTAGTTTCTTGAAATTTCGAGAGAGAAagatatgaatataaaataaatatttttaaaacagttttaaaatgaatttcagAACTGttctttctgtttctgttttcatttttttttatcttgaaatgaTAAATAATCGCTATCTTAGTGATCAATGCAAAGTACAAACCTGGAGAAGATGGTTCCACAATCACATTTGTATTCCTTAGTGCCACAAGTCTTGACATGAGCTTTCCAATCCGACTGGACAGCATATTTCTTTGAGCATTTGTCACATTTCCATTTCTTTTCGCCATGTTTTCGATAAAAATGCTTCTTAATTCCTGTGAGATCACCTAATGCTCGAGCCGGATTGTGATGAACACATGAAGGTTCTGGACAAATATAAACCCTTTTTCGAATTTCACCACTTGCTCTTTGCTTTAGCTTCCATGGTAGATTATGGCCCCGCCGATGCAATTGAAGATTCTGGTCCCTTTGGAACCCCTTGTTGCAAATCTCACATACAAATCGATTTGTAGCCATAAGAGTTTTTGGTGATAGAGCAATAACATCAGCACTAGGGTCTGCCACatatttcatgtaaaaaaaactctgtgatcagaatatatatatatatatatatatatatatatatttgtcaaatttcataattatataaaaggGTAATGGTAATTTCAACAAACTAGCTATATGTTAAGCACAATTACTGCCGTATCatgtttttaattagtttgtgatAGCAATAATAATCATACTAATAGGCACAAAACTTGTAGCTTGCTTGTTCTTGGCACACACACTCATATCTATATGATGGTGAGCCTGTATGTTTTTTGGTTAGATTGTTGATCCACGGAGACTAAAGAATCATCAGTGCAGCAGAACCAAGAGAGAGATGGGGAGAGAAAGAGTGAGGAGactaaagatatatatattccatgaaggaatatatgttttccttttgcctgaaacagttaaaaaaacaagacagaATTAAAAAGGAGCTAGCAAGGCAAAGCAACAGTCCAATGCAATGATTGAGATCCTAGCCAGTGATTCAACCACTTACAAACcaataattctaatttttttgaaacccAAATAgccatagaaaaagaaaaaagaaaaaagaaaaaaaaagaaaccatgaaCTATCAAAAAGAAGCTCATAGTCCATAAGCATACAAAAAACCAACAACAATTTAGAGCTCATCAGATCTTCGAGGCTGCTATATATAGTAAATTAAAGACCATATTACTTAACTAAAAAAGGGTTAAAACTAAATCAAGAAACAgaacattatatatattttcttttaagaaatcaaTACATAGCAGAAGTGTATATCTACATACCAGGATTTCCAGgcatatttcttttcttcttgagtACTGGAGGTTGCTGCAGCTGTTGAGTAATAGTGGAGCCATTGCTGTTAGTAGCAGTAACAGTGCTTGAAGCTAAGGATTTTAAGTGAACTTCATCCCCACCACCTCCAGAAGAGAAGCTGCCAGTGCCATCACCTGTGGTGTTTGACATtgaaggaaggaaaaagaaatatgataaaaagaaagggaattaatctttttttttttgaagatttaaaccttaatttttgtctttctttctttctcttttactCACCAAACttccttgttttctttctctcttgtaATTTGCTTGTTTTTGGTAGAAGATGTGTTGTTTAGtgcttaaaaataattaaacaaaaacaaaagcatggAAGTTGGAGATTTGTTTGTAACTTAGAGGAAGACAAAAACCAGGAAACTCTCCTTCATTTCtggtaaaaaagaagagatagtGAACAGGCTTTGTTACAAGGAgagaacagaagaagaagaagcagatcTTCTTTGGAGGcatcttataaatatatattgttgttgttctttttcttgCCCCTAGCTTTGTTGAATATTAAGGTTATTGCCCTTactcaataatatttaaatcttgAAAGATTCATTTTGTATAGTATATATTACGGTCAAACACACATCcacacaatttcttttttctttttgtaattgatatttctttctttctaattatCCTTTGAATTCTTAATTTCCTCCTTAAATATGTGAGTGaaacttgtttttaactttttgagATCATctttagggtgtgtttggaccgcgttcctttaaattttaaatttttattttatttttttgcttaaaatattttttttatgttttcagatcattttaatgtgctgatgtcaaaaataatttt from Populus trichocarpa isolate Nisqually-1 chromosome 5, P.trichocarpa_v4.1, whole genome shotgun sequence includes these protein-coding regions:
- the LOC18098687 gene encoding LOW QUALITY PROTEIN: psbP domain-containing protein 7, chloroplastic (The sequence of the model RefSeq protein was modified relative to this genomic sequence to represent the inferred CDS: inserted 2 bases in 1 codon) → MALQHHFLACKNASIQKIYMTQSSGDRKESFPEVPRPPAEQFAPLASTFQRRLLVGVGSASLVAVGANFGGITSFLLGLSPESGRNVKLDVLYPIGGYSRCIGTNEGFEFIYPATWVGDQRLLYRAAEKTEYERSLDPPPLNNGKSSDGRRKNVNEPVVAFGPPGSSGELNVSVIVSQVPPDFSIEAFGGPKEVGEAVVRTITGSRLDVKGTLTESSLREDXLRKVNYYKLEFRVESPAFHRHNLAVCCARGGRLYTLNAQAPESAWPNVKADFYRIADSFSIIS
- the LOC7477114 gene encoding zinc finger protein GAI-ASSOCIATED FACTOR 1 isoform X1; translation: MSNTTGDGTGSFSSGGGGDEVHLKSLASSTVTATNSNGSTITQQLQQPPVLKKKRNMPGNPDPSADVIALSPKTLMATNRFVCEICNKGFQRDQNLQLHRRGHNLPWKLKQRASGEIRKRVYICPEPSCVHHNPARALGDLTGIKKHFYRKHGEKKWKCDKCSKKYAVQSDWKAHVKTCGTKEYKCDCGTIFSRRDSFITHRAFCDALAEENNKVNQGLMPNMEPNIQGQISSLIPSSMAINNNPPSQSAMMSNFSHLDTKNSLSLPQALMPMPPKPSSGSMFSSSTASLFGGSRSMPFNSSSALQLNANSSAIFEGNGHHNLAGSASMSATALLQKAAQMGATASGNNVSSPMMQKSFVTSMAPPTFGSMHAQNDQSHVIGGDDGYANQFFNSNGGVGNSVLNDMGMFSAVLDQNNALFKTMEHASSNNENAFQGANSSPGLSSPTSGANPSGLSRFSGDMMTVDFLGIGGSRQRNLHDQHNHQEMEFSRGISHPRMQGLNHFEQQQAAALEKPLWDV
- the LOC7477114 gene encoding zinc finger protein GAI-ASSOCIATED FACTOR 1 isoform X2, whose amino-acid sequence is MPGNPDPSADVIALSPKTLMATNRFVCEICNKGFQRDQNLQLHRRGHNLPWKLKQRASGEIRKRVYICPEPSCVHHNPARALGDLTGIKKHFYRKHGEKKWKCDKCSKKYAVQSDWKAHVKTCGTKEYKCDCGTIFSRRDSFITHRAFCDALAEENNKVNQGLMPNMEPNIQGQISSLIPSSMAINNNPPSQSAMMSNFSHLDTKNSLSLPQALMPMPPKPSSGSMFSSSTASLFGGSRSMPFNSSSALQLNANSSAIFEGNGHHNLAGSASMSATALLQKAAQMGATASGNNVSSPMMQKSFVTSMAPPTFGSMHAQNDQSHVIGGDDGYANQFFNSNGGVGNSVLNDMGMFSAVLDQNNALFKTMEHASSNNENAFQGANSSPGLSSPTSGANPSGLSRFSGDMMTVDFLGIGGSRQRNLHDQHNHQEMEFSRGISHPRMQGLNHFEQQQAAALEKPLWDV